Genomic DNA from Mauremys mutica isolate MM-2020 ecotype Southern chromosome 13, ASM2049712v1, whole genome shotgun sequence:
CAGGATGGTGATGATAATGAAGCTATAGGACACGGTAGTCAGAAGGAAGTTCCCCATGGCCAGGAAGATGTCAGCCATGAACATCATGATTTCGTTGAGGTAGGTGGAGCTGCAGGACAGCGCCAGTATTGTTGGGAACTCACAGAAGAAATGCTTGATTAGGTTGGGCCTGCAATAATCCAGGCGCAGCACAAGCAATACATTTATAAGTGAATTGATGGTACCAACAGCCCAGACACTGACTGCTAAATGGATACAAATTTCCTTTCTCATGAGTTTTACATAATGCAAAGGGTGGCAAATGGCTACATATCGGTCATATGACATGACAGTGAGCAGCAGAAGCTCCGTCGCCATTGACGATGTAAAGACAAAGAGCTGGGTGATGCAGCCTCCAAAGGAGATGGTTTTCTTCTCCTGCATCAGGTTTTCCAGCATTTTAGGTACAATCGAGGAAGTGCACAAAATGTCAACCAGGGCTAAATTGGTGATGAAGAAGTACATGGGAGTGTGAAGAG
This window encodes:
- the LOC123347381 gene encoding olfactory receptor 13A1-like yields the protein MEHSNHTRVTEFIMQGLFDHPHHQGLFFGLFLCIYIAVIMGNFLIIVAIGIHPPLHTPMYFFITNLALVDILCTSSIVPKMLENLMQEKKTISFGGCITQLFVFTSSMATELLLLTVMSYDRYVAICHPLHYVKLMRKEICIHLAVSVWAVGTINSLINVLLVLRLDYCRPNLIKHFFCEFPTILALSCSSTYLNEIMMFMADIFLAMGNFLLTTVSYSFIIITILKIQSSKGKQRAFSTCSSHLLVVTLYYSTIIYTYIKPTSSNSLDKNKKVAIMYTLVTPTLNPVIYSLRNKEVKVAMKRILPFSTKK